In Mycolicibacterium mucogenicum DSM 44124, the following are encoded in one genomic region:
- a CDS encoding heavy metal translocating P-type ATPase, whose translation MTTSVTLSVGGMTCSSCAARIEKRLNRIDGVHASVNFATEQAAITYPDSVTTDELVAAVEATGYTASVDKADSPTETAYLPRLLVSLALTIPVLALSMIPALQFPHWPLWALALTTPVVLWGAWPLHHAAWTNLRHGAATMDTLVSLGVLTSYLWSAWMLAMGSDHLYLEVAATVTTLILAGKFFETRAKRQSGAALRALLDLGAKDVAVLRGGHETRVPIEELAVGDTFVVRPGEKIATDGVVVTGTSAVDASMLTGESVPVEVGPGDQLAGATVNAGGRLEVKATRVGSDTQLAQMARLVADAQSGKAEVQRLADRVSAVFVPVVIGLALLTLIGWLVVGGSMSAALTAAVSVLIIACPCALGLATPTALLVGTGRGAQLGILIKGPQVLESTRKVDTVVLDKTGTVTTGKMTVAAVHAESDNVLRLAGALEHASEHPIAQAIATRAAEDGPLPTVSDFVNHDGRGVTGVVDGHKVAVGRYNWLATEAGPELQHAAQTAEAQGRTPVWVAIDGAIAGVIVVSDTVKDTAAEAIADLKKLGLTPVLLSGDNGRAAGAVAAEVGIEAVIAEVLPADKVDEIKRLQDQGRVVAMVGDGVNDAAALAQADLGLAMGTGTDVAIEASDLTLVSGDLRAAGDAIRLSRATLKTIKGNLFWAFAYNVAAIPLAAAGMLNPMIASAAMAFSSLFVVSNSLRLRSFKPSR comes from the coding sequence ATGACCACGTCGGTCACGCTGTCCGTGGGCGGCATGACGTGTTCGTCGTGCGCGGCCCGAATTGAGAAGCGGCTCAACCGGATCGACGGTGTTCACGCCAGCGTGAACTTCGCGACCGAGCAGGCGGCCATCACCTACCCGGACAGCGTGACCACCGACGAACTGGTCGCGGCCGTCGAGGCCACCGGCTACACCGCGAGCGTCGACAAGGCCGACAGCCCCACCGAAACGGCGTACCTGCCGCGCCTGCTGGTGTCACTGGCCCTGACGATCCCCGTCCTCGCGCTGTCGATGATCCCGGCCCTGCAGTTCCCGCACTGGCCGCTGTGGGCGCTGGCGCTCACCACCCCGGTGGTGCTGTGGGGCGCCTGGCCGCTGCACCACGCCGCATGGACCAACCTCCGGCACGGCGCGGCGACCATGGACACCCTGGTGTCGCTGGGCGTTCTCACGTCGTACCTGTGGTCGGCATGGATGCTGGCGATGGGCAGCGACCACCTCTATCTCGAGGTCGCCGCCACCGTCACCACATTGATCCTGGCCGGCAAGTTCTTCGAGACCCGCGCCAAGCGGCAGTCCGGCGCGGCACTGCGCGCGCTGCTCGATCTCGGCGCCAAGGACGTGGCGGTGCTCCGCGGCGGCCACGAAACCCGCGTGCCCATCGAGGAACTGGCGGTCGGAGACACCTTCGTCGTCCGCCCCGGCGAGAAGATCGCCACGGACGGCGTGGTGGTGACGGGAACGTCTGCCGTCGACGCATCGATGTTGACCGGCGAATCGGTACCGGTCGAGGTCGGCCCCGGCGATCAGCTGGCCGGCGCGACGGTGAATGCCGGTGGGCGCCTTGAGGTCAAGGCCACGCGCGTCGGCTCGGACACTCAGCTGGCACAGATGGCACGTCTGGTGGCCGATGCGCAGAGCGGCAAAGCCGAAGTGCAGCGTCTCGCCGACCGGGTGTCGGCGGTATTCGTACCCGTGGTCATCGGGTTGGCGCTGCTGACGTTGATCGGCTGGCTGGTTGTGGGAGGCTCGATGAGCGCCGCCTTGACCGCCGCCGTGTCGGTCCTGATCATCGCGTGCCCCTGCGCCCTGGGCCTGGCCACTCCGACGGCACTGCTGGTCGGCACCGGCCGCGGCGCGCAGTTGGGCATCCTGATCAAGGGTCCGCAGGTGCTCGAATCGACCCGCAAGGTCGACACCGTCGTGCTGGACAAGACCGGCACCGTGACCACCGGCAAGATGACGGTGGCGGCGGTACATGCCGAGTCCGACAACGTATTACGGCTCGCCGGCGCGTTGGAGCACGCGTCCGAGCACCCCATCGCCCAGGCCATCGCCACGCGGGCCGCCGAGGATGGCCCACTGCCGACGGTCAGCGACTTCGTCAACCACGACGGTCGCGGCGTCACCGGTGTGGTCGACGGTCACAAGGTTGCGGTCGGGCGGTACAACTGGCTGGCCACCGAAGCCGGCCCGGAGTTGCAGCACGCTGCGCAGACCGCTGAAGCGCAGGGCCGCACCCCGGTGTGGGTCGCGATCGACGGCGCCATCGCCGGCGTCATCGTGGTGTCCGACACGGTGAAAGACACTGCCGCCGAAGCCATTGCCGACCTCAAGAAGCTGGGCCTGACCCCCGTCCTGCTGTCCGGGGACAACGGCCGTGCGGCCGGCGCGGTGGCTGCCGAAGTCGGTATCGAGGCGGTGATCGCCGAGGTGCTGCCCGCGGACAAGGTCGACGAGATCAAGCGCCTGCAGGATCAGGGCCGGGTTGTGGCGATGGTCGGCGACGGCGTGAATGACGCTGCCGCCCTTGCCCAGGCCGACCTGGGACTGGCCATGGGCACCGGCACCGATGTGGCCATCGAGGCCTCGGACCTGACCCTCGTCAGTGGCGACCTGCGAGCCGCGGGTGACGCGATCCGGCTGTCCCGGGCCACACTCAAGACCATCAAGGGCAACCTGTTCTGGGCGTTCGCCTACAACGTCGCGGCGATTCCACTCGCGGCCGCGGGCATGCTGAACCCGATGATCGCCAGCGCGGCAATGGCTTTCAGCTCGCTGTTCGTCGTGAGCAACAGCCTGCGACTCCGCAGTTTCAAGCCCAGTCGGTAG
- a CDS encoding DNA-deoxyinosine glycosylase, translated as MTEPEMPLRTGLPAIVGANPRVLILGSFPSEKSLDTGEYYANTRNQFWRLLGSLLGFDAELPYAERVDAVTDAGVALWDVVHSCRRVGSLDANIDRKTLVINDFTAFLAEHPTIERGFVNGLTAYTLFQRSDIALPAARLPSSSGALTMSFTDKLAAWQVVR; from the coding sequence ATGACCGAGCCAGAGATGCCTCTCCGCACGGGGCTGCCGGCAATCGTCGGCGCCAACCCACGAGTGTTGATCCTGGGCTCGTTTCCCAGCGAGAAGTCACTGGACACCGGCGAGTACTACGCCAACACGCGGAACCAGTTCTGGCGGCTGCTGGGCTCACTCCTCGGATTCGATGCGGAGCTGCCCTACGCCGAACGCGTCGATGCCGTCACGGACGCCGGGGTGGCGCTGTGGGACGTCGTGCACAGTTGCCGGCGCGTCGGCAGCCTGGATGCCAACATCGACCGGAAGACGTTGGTAATCAACGATTTCACCGCGTTCCTGGCGGAACATCCGACGATCGAGCGGGGATTCGTCAACGGGCTGACGGCGTACACGTTGTTCCAACGCTCCGACATCGCGCTGCCCGCCGCCCGCCTGCCGTCGAGCAGCGGAGCGTTGACCATGTCGTTCACC
- a CDS encoding ABC transporter ATP-binding protein has product MLASGQRSENFRDTALRLVKQLAPQRRRVIVVMLLGIAGIAVGVIGPRILGHATDLLFNGVLGRGLPAGISREQAVAAARARGDNTFADLLAGSDVVPGQGVDFTAIGHVLTLALLLYLVSAVMVWAEARLLNTIVQRTMFALRSHVEDKIHRLPLSYFDSRRRGEILSRVTNDIDNVQTSLTITVSQLLTSALTVVTVLAAMIWISPLLALITVLTVPLTLLATRIITKRSRQQFMAQWRNTGRLNAHIEETYSGFTVVKTFGHRALAEEKFRELNDDVYQASFGAQSLSGLVSPITTFIGNISYVGVAVVGGIQVATGQISLGSIQAFIQYVRQFNQPLTQIASMYNTMQSGMASAERVFEFLDADEESGVVAGPVLGRGSAAPDSGLGVLDRGSAAAGSFSASPDLVEFERVNFSYVPGTPVIEDLSFVAEPGTTVAIVGPTGAGKTTLVNLLMRFYEPDFGRILLGGHDIATMSRAELRSRIGMVLQDTWLIGGTIYDNIAYGRPDATEAEVIEAARTARVDHFVHTLPNGYQTRLNENGVNISAGEKQLITIARALVRQPQLLILDEATSSVDSRTELLIAQATAELRRNRTSFIIAHRLSTIRDADLILVVQAGRIVERGSHDELLERRGAYWKMTQA; this is encoded by the coding sequence ATGCTGGCGTCGGGTCAGCGGTCCGAGAACTTCCGGGACACGGCGCTGCGGCTGGTGAAACAGCTGGCGCCGCAACGGCGCCGGGTGATCGTGGTGATGCTGTTGGGCATCGCCGGGATCGCCGTCGGCGTGATAGGGCCGCGCATCCTGGGCCATGCCACCGACCTGTTGTTCAACGGGGTTCTGGGCCGCGGGCTGCCGGCGGGCATCAGCCGTGAACAGGCGGTGGCAGCGGCGCGGGCGCGGGGCGACAACACCTTTGCCGACCTGCTCGCCGGGTCTGATGTCGTTCCGGGCCAGGGCGTCGACTTCACAGCGATCGGCCACGTGCTGACGCTCGCGCTGCTGCTGTATCTGGTTTCAGCCGTGATGGTGTGGGCCGAGGCCCGACTGCTCAACACCATCGTGCAGCGCACCATGTTCGCGCTGCGCTCCCACGTCGAAGACAAGATTCACCGGCTGCCGTTGTCCTACTTCGATTCCCGTCGCCGCGGGGAGATTCTCAGCCGCGTCACCAACGACATCGACAACGTCCAGACGTCGTTGACGATCACCGTCAGTCAACTGCTGACCTCGGCGCTGACAGTAGTGACGGTGCTGGCGGCAATGATCTGGATTTCGCCGCTGCTGGCGTTGATCACCGTGCTGACGGTGCCGCTCACCTTGCTGGCGACGCGCATCATCACCAAGCGGTCGCGGCAACAGTTCATGGCGCAGTGGCGCAATACCGGCCGGCTCAACGCCCACATCGAAGAGACCTACAGCGGCTTCACCGTCGTCAAGACCTTCGGGCACCGGGCACTGGCGGAGGAGAAGTTCCGCGAACTGAACGACGATGTGTACCAAGCAAGTTTCGGGGCGCAGTCGCTGTCTGGGCTGGTCTCCCCGATCACGACGTTCATCGGCAATATCAGCTACGTCGGCGTCGCGGTGGTCGGCGGTATCCAGGTGGCGACCGGGCAGATCAGCCTCGGCAGCATCCAGGCGTTCATCCAGTACGTGCGACAGTTCAACCAGCCACTGACCCAGATCGCGTCGATGTACAACACCATGCAGTCCGGGATGGCCAGCGCCGAGCGGGTTTTCGAGTTCCTGGACGCCGACGAAGAGTCCGGAGTCGTGGCTGGGCCGGTGCTTGGCCGTGGGTCAGCGGCACCCGATAGTGGCTTGGGCGTGCTGGACCGCGGCTCGGCTGCGGCCGGCAGTTTCTCGGCTTCGCCGGACCTCGTGGAGTTCGAGCGGGTCAACTTCTCCTACGTACCCGGCACTCCTGTCATCGAAGACCTGTCGTTCGTCGCCGAACCGGGCACCACCGTGGCCATCGTCGGGCCGACCGGGGCCGGCAAGACCACACTGGTGAACCTGCTGATGCGGTTCTACGAGCCGGATTTCGGTCGAATCCTGCTGGGCGGCCACGACATCGCGACGATGAGCCGCGCCGAGCTGCGGTCGCGCATCGGCATGGTGCTGCAGGACACCTGGCTGATCGGCGGCACGATCTACGACAACATCGCCTACGGACGTCCCGACGCCACCGAGGCCGAGGTGATCGAGGCGGCCCGCACCGCGCGCGTCGACCATTTCGTGCACACGCTGCCGAACGGGTACCAGACGCGGCTCAACGAGAACGGCGTGAACATCAGCGCCGGAGAGAAGCAGCTGATCACCATTGCCCGGGCGCTGGTGCGGCAACCCCAGCTGTTGATCCTCGACGAGGCCACCAGTTCGGTCGACAGCCGCACCGAGCTGCTGATCGCCCAGGCCACCGCGGAGCTGCGGCGAAATCGGACGAGTTTCATCATCGCGCACCGACTTTCCACCATCCGCGACGCCGATCTGATCCTCGTGGTGCAGGCCGGGCGCATCGTCGAGCGTGGGTCCCACGACGAGCTGCTGGAGCGGCGCGGGGCCTATTGGAAGATGACGCAGGCCTGA
- a CDS encoding integrase core domain-containing protein: MAVNEPIDPRVRLAIAQWPDDAPRGAVSTFCVEHGISRKSFYALRKRAVTDGQAAVLEPRTRRPKSSPSTLGDEVKEQAIAVRKALESSGLDCGPISVHDKMRAMGLDQVPSTAALARVFRQAGVARKEPKKKPRSAWRRFVYPAPNACWQLDATEYVLVGGRTCVIFQLIDDHSRYAVASHVARSETAEAAIAVFDKAVAAHGVPQRLLTDNGAALNLSRRGLVGKLVKHVAALGTEAITGKPYKPTTQGKNERFHQTLFRYLDQQPLAESLAELQAQVDKFDHIYNTERPHQGLPGRVTPQTAWEATAKAAPPRPQPDAPLLIAATIKQLQPVPALPASTSIRTLTTAGTFMLAGVIYKVGGRYGLQEVLVATDGDKIIVADLDGEILIEHTRAAPGVTYVGNGKPRGSHPKPEETLPMS, encoded by the coding sequence GTGGCTGTCAATGAACCCATCGATCCTCGTGTCCGTCTGGCGATCGCGCAGTGGCCCGATGACGCGCCTCGTGGGGCGGTCTCGACGTTCTGCGTCGAGCATGGAATTTCTCGAAAGTCGTTCTACGCGTTACGTAAACGGGCCGTGACAGATGGTCAGGCTGCGGTGCTTGAACCGAGGACCCGGCGACCGAAGTCGAGTCCGTCGACACTTGGTGATGAGGTCAAGGAGCAGGCCATCGCGGTGCGTAAGGCTCTGGAATCCTCCGGTTTGGACTGCGGGCCGATCAGTGTGCACGACAAGATGCGCGCGATGGGCCTGGACCAGGTCCCCTCCACAGCAGCCCTGGCCCGCGTCTTCCGCCAAGCTGGAGTGGCCCGTAAGGAGCCGAAGAAGAAACCCCGCTCGGCGTGGCGACGGTTCGTCTATCCCGCCCCCAACGCCTGCTGGCAACTCGATGCCACCGAGTACGTCCTGGTCGGTGGACGTACGTGCGTGATCTTCCAGCTCATTGATGATCACTCCCGCTATGCCGTGGCCTCGCACGTTGCCCGGAGCGAGACCGCCGAAGCCGCGATCGCCGTCTTCGACAAGGCCGTGGCCGCTCACGGGGTACCCCAACGACTACTCACTGACAACGGGGCGGCGCTGAACCTTTCGCGCCGTGGATTGGTCGGCAAACTCGTCAAACACGTTGCGGCGCTGGGAACCGAAGCGATCACCGGCAAGCCCTACAAGCCGACCACCCAGGGCAAAAACGAACGATTCCACCAAACCCTGTTCCGCTACCTCGACCAACAGCCCCTCGCCGAGAGCCTCGCCGAACTACAAGCCCAGGTCGACAAATTCGACCACATCTACAACACCGAACGACCCCACCAAGGTCTCCCCGGCCGCGTCACCCCGCAGACCGCGTGGGAAGCGACCGCCAAGGCCGCCCCGCCCCGCCCGCAGCCCGACGCGCCGTTGCTCATCGCGGCCACAATCAAGCAGCTTCAGCCCGTACCAGCGCTACCGGCCAGCACCAGCATCCGCACGCTGACCACCGCCGGCACATTCATGCTCGCCGGGGTCATCTACAAAGTCGGGGGCCGATACGGCCTCCAAGAGGTCTTGGTCGCTACCGACGGCGACAAAATCATCGTCGCCGACCTCGACGGCGAGATCCTCATCGAGCACACCCGGGCCGCACCAGGAGTGACCTACGTCGGCAACGGAAAGCCCCGCGGCTCACACCCCAAACCAGAGGAAACGTTACCGATGTCCTGA
- a CDS encoding methyltransferase family protein — MPASASLRRQSLVRSAVFTVVVPGTMAGLIPYSLTGWRRIGDLFGLPGAWVGGVVLIVLGLPVLLAAIYKFASDGLGTPLPAAPTQSLVVTGPHRYVRNPMYLAVAAVIVGQALVLGQPVLLWYAAFFVLGTATFVYFYEQPTLLRQFGDEYRRYCQSVPAWLPRITPYRP, encoded by the coding sequence ATGCCCGCATCGGCGTCCCTGCGCCGCCAAAGCCTGGTGCGCAGTGCGGTTTTCACCGTCGTTGTGCCCGGCACCATGGCCGGCCTGATCCCGTATTCGCTCACCGGTTGGCGGCGGATCGGTGATTTGTTCGGCCTGCCCGGCGCATGGGTGGGCGGCGTGGTGCTGATCGTTCTCGGGCTCCCGGTGCTGCTCGCGGCCATCTACAAATTCGCCAGCGATGGGCTCGGCACACCCTTGCCGGCGGCACCGACCCAGAGTCTGGTCGTGACGGGGCCGCACCGGTACGTCCGCAACCCGATGTACCTCGCGGTCGCGGCCGTCATCGTCGGGCAGGCGTTGGTTCTCGGTCAGCCGGTACTGCTTTGGTATGCAGCCTTTTTTGTGTTGGGGACGGCCACGTTCGTGTATTTCTATGAGCAACCCACGCTGCTGAGGCAATTCGGCGACGAGTACCGGCGCTACTGCCAATCGGTACCGGCGTGGCTGCCACGGATCACGCCGTATCGGCCGTAG
- a CDS encoding glycoside hydrolase family 16 protein: MPDIDRRSMLSMAGLGLLAATLPKAEAHADTPGKLIFEDNFDGPAGSSPDTSKWEIATARESMENPTYWELPEHVGQYRNDRKNLFLDGKSNLVIRAAKDGNTYYSGKIFGTFKAGIGHTFEARMKLNCLTPGCWPAWYLANNSPGIGGEVDIMEWYGNGSWAPGTTVHANLNGGEHVSHTITPDSAWHNWRCQWDDAGMRFWLDYTDGAQPYFNVPAKSLPNWHFNDPGYTLFPILGLAVAGSGGGDPSGGTYPAEMLVDWVKIW, encoded by the coding sequence ATGCCAGACATTGATCGTCGCAGCATGCTGTCGATGGCGGGGCTGGGCCTGTTGGCCGCCACGCTTCCCAAAGCCGAGGCCCACGCCGATACGCCCGGAAAACTCATCTTCGAGGACAACTTCGACGGACCGGCCGGATCGTCGCCCGACACCTCGAAATGGGAGATCGCCACGGCCCGCGAGTCGATGGAGAATCCGACGTATTGGGAGCTGCCCGAACACGTCGGCCAGTACCGCAACGACCGCAAGAACCTTTTCCTGGACGGCAAGTCGAACCTGGTGATCCGGGCCGCCAAAGACGGGAACACCTACTACAGCGGCAAGATTTTCGGCACATTCAAGGCCGGCATCGGCCACACCTTCGAGGCCCGGATGAAGCTCAACTGCCTGACCCCGGGCTGCTGGCCGGCCTGGTATCTGGCCAACAACTCTCCCGGAATCGGCGGCGAGGTCGACATCATGGAGTGGTACGGCAACGGGAGCTGGGCTCCCGGTACGACCGTGCACGCCAACCTCAATGGCGGCGAACATGTTTCGCACACCATCACGCCCGACAGTGCCTGGCACAACTGGCGGTGCCAGTGGGACGACGCCGGAATGCGGTTCTGGTTGGACTACACCGACGGCGCGCAGCCGTACTTCAACGTCCCGGCAAAGTCGTTGCCCAACTGGCACTTCAACGATCCCGGCTACACCCTGTTCCCGATCCTGGGTCTCGCGGTCGCCGGGTCCGGGGGCGGCGACCCTTCAGGGGGAACCTACCCGGCCGAGATGCTGGTCGACTGGGTGAAGATCTGGTAG
- a CDS encoding cation transporter, whose translation MSQVLEVQGMSCGHCVASITSAVEPLPGVTGVEVDLKAGTVRVDGEPDRAAVAAAIEDAGYDVVQPA comes from the coding sequence ATGAGTCAGGTACTTGAAGTTCAGGGAATGTCGTGCGGACACTGCGTCGCGTCCATCACCTCAGCTGTCGAGCCGCTGCCCGGCGTGACCGGTGTCGAGGTGGACCTCAAGGCCGGAACCGTACGAGTCGACGGCGAGCCTGATCGGGCCGCTGTTGCCGCCGCGATCGAAGACGCCGGATACGACGTCGTCCAACCAGCATGA
- a CDS encoding HNH endonuclease, translating into MGITPDLTTILDALRGVQVPGHMPAGDAVEAMTCVVTLRNVIDHLAAMLTAALDRCGVAAAQGRTPRELLVTLGCAPSVAQRLVRVGGALPTLPTLAAHAADGAISGEHVDAIVKGINHIRARAPGEVDEEARFAQVTDLLGQFFSGATPADIGARARRLGNRVAAAEGGLPAAEDRSINTADHRVTSDGRVQIRADLDAEVGAKYIAAMEQGSAPRPEPDGSPDVRSAGRRRADALEAVLDIAARGGDVASSPRTQLLITVPAEAPDLATLEFIGSISTMTLDRLSCDTTVTTMIVDGEQVPLDMGREKRLFPPHLRKALYHRDQCCIKCGAPPGRTHAHHIVHWTHGGDTSLGNGCLLCPACHANIHHDGWDVVMGLDKHPWLIPPATVDPHRKPIPAHNRRTMRLDNAA; encoded by the coding sequence ATGGGAATCACACCAGATCTCACCACCATCCTCGACGCCCTCCGCGGCGTGCAGGTCCCCGGCCACATGCCCGCGGGCGACGCGGTGGAGGCGATGACGTGCGTGGTGACGCTGCGCAATGTGATCGATCATCTGGCGGCGATGCTGACCGCGGCCCTGGACCGCTGTGGGGTGGCCGCCGCGCAGGGCCGCACGCCGCGGGAGCTGCTAGTGACGTTGGGGTGTGCGCCGTCGGTGGCGCAGCGGCTGGTCCGTGTCGGTGGTGCGTTGCCGACGCTACCCACGCTCGCCGCGCATGCCGCCGACGGGGCGATCTCCGGGGAGCATGTCGATGCGATCGTCAAAGGCATCAACCACATACGCGCCCGCGCACCCGGTGAGGTAGACGAAGAAGCCCGATTCGCGCAGGTGACCGATCTGTTGGGGCAGTTCTTCTCCGGCGCCACCCCCGCCGACATCGGGGCCCGGGCCCGCCGGCTGGGGAACCGGGTCGCCGCCGCCGAAGGTGGGCTGCCGGCCGCGGAGGATCGGTCGATCAACACCGCCGACCACCGCGTCACCAGCGACGGGCGGGTGCAGATCCGCGCAGACCTGGACGCCGAAGTCGGCGCCAAGTACATCGCGGCGATGGAACAAGGGTCGGCGCCGCGGCCCGAACCCGACGGCAGCCCCGATGTGCGCTCGGCGGGGCGGCGCCGCGCTGACGCGTTGGAAGCGGTGTTGGATATCGCGGCCCGCGGCGGGGACGTCGCCAGTTCGCCGCGCACCCAACTGCTGATCACCGTCCCGGCGGAGGCTCCGGATCTGGCCACGCTGGAGTTCATCGGGTCGATCAGCACCATGACCCTGGACCGATTGTCGTGCGACACCACCGTCACCACCATGATCGTCGACGGCGAACAAGTGCCCCTCGATATGGGGCGCGAGAAACGGCTGTTCCCACCCCATCTGCGCAAAGCGCTCTATCACCGCGATCAGTGCTGCATCAAATGCGGCGCACCCCCAGGGCGCACCCACGCGCATCACATCGTGCACTGGACCCACGGCGGCGACACATCCCTGGGTAATGGCTGCCTGCTGTGCCCGGCCTGCCACGCCAACATCCACCACGACGGCTGGGACGTCGTCATGGGACTGGACAAACACCCCTGGCTCATCCCACCCGCCACCGTCGACCCCCACCGAAAACCCATCCCCGCCCACAACCGCCGCACCATGCGACTCGACAACGCCGCCTAA
- a CDS encoding adenylate/guanylate cyclase domain-containing protein, producing MSEQAAEPVDRAELTDWLLSEGFSEQEIDESFAPTLLPARRALGDDGIRLSARDIAARWDMDIDLLQRILHAAGRPRSDDPAAALYLTADSQLVGYAQQCLGLGLPIEQVVAVVQVMTDGFAKTVEVMQFAALSAILQPDATELENAKAVAALTGYVAPLLGPMAQDMLRTQMLHALLQQEVAATERLTGPALPGAGMVSIAFADLVGFTSLGEELPPEGLERLSQRLADLARTLAQPPVRFIKTIGDEVMLVSPEPVPLLNMILDLVDAAEADDALPRLKAGMATGMAVSRAGDWFGGAVNKASRVTGVARPGAVLVADSARDAVGDAPGFEWSFAGARRLKGIRDEVKLFRARRSED from the coding sequence GTGAGTGAACAAGCTGCCGAGCCGGTCGACCGTGCCGAGCTGACCGACTGGCTGCTGTCCGAAGGCTTCAGTGAACAGGAGATCGACGAGTCCTTCGCGCCGACGCTGTTGCCCGCGCGGCGCGCCCTCGGCGACGACGGTATTCGGCTGTCGGCGCGGGACATCGCGGCCCGCTGGGACATGGATATCGATCTGCTGCAACGGATTCTGCACGCGGCGGGCCGGCCCCGGTCCGATGACCCGGCTGCCGCGCTGTATCTGACTGCAGACAGTCAGCTCGTCGGCTATGCGCAGCAGTGTCTGGGCTTGGGCCTGCCGATCGAACAGGTCGTCGCGGTGGTTCAGGTGATGACGGACGGTTTCGCGAAAACTGTCGAGGTCATGCAGTTCGCGGCGCTGTCGGCGATCCTCCAGCCCGATGCGACCGAGTTGGAGAACGCCAAGGCCGTCGCTGCGCTGACCGGGTACGTGGCGCCGCTGCTGGGGCCGATGGCGCAGGACATGCTCCGTACGCAGATGCTGCACGCGCTGCTGCAGCAGGAGGTCGCCGCCACCGAGCGGCTGACGGGGCCGGCGCTGCCGGGCGCGGGGATGGTGTCGATCGCCTTCGCCGATCTGGTCGGTTTCACCAGCCTGGGCGAGGAACTGCCACCGGAGGGGTTGGAGCGGCTCTCGCAGCGGCTGGCTGATCTGGCGCGCACCCTGGCCCAGCCGCCGGTGCGGTTCATCAAGACCATCGGAGACGAGGTCATGCTCGTCAGCCCCGAACCGGTGCCGCTGCTGAACATGATCCTGGACCTCGTCGACGCCGCGGAGGCCGATGACGCGCTGCCGCGGCTCAAGGCCGGCATGGCGACGGGAATGGCCGTCAGCCGGGCCGGGGACTGGTTCGGCGGTGCCGTCAACAAGGCCAGTCGGGTGACCGGAGTGGCCCGGCCGGGGGCTGTCCTGGTGGCCGATTCGGCACGGGATGCAGTCGGTGACGCACCGGGTTTTGAGTGGTCTTTTGCCGGTGCACGACGGCTGAAAGGCATCCGTGACGAGGTGAAACTCTTCCGCGCCCGCCGCAGCGAGGACTAG